A single window of Bacteroidota bacterium DNA harbors:
- the dnaX gene encoding DNA polymerase III subunit gamma/tau: protein MEGFVVSARKYRPATFDSVVGQSHVTNTLKNAIKMGQLAHAFLFSGPRGVGKTTCARILAKAINCTNPPEDGEACNACESCTTFNEGRSLNIHELDAASNNSVEDIRKIIDQVRYVPASGKKSVFIIDEVHMLSSAAFNAFLKTLEEPPAHAIFILATTEKHKILPTILSRVQKFDFKRIKVDAVAEHLKSICEKEGIDYEYDALQLIGLKADGGLRDGLSIFDQIVSFSNRHVTYKIVVDNLNVLDYAYYFKTVEMMLVADHEGLLVMLNEIIDNGFEVKDFLIGITEHFRNLLIARTPKTIGMLESSDNIKKQYTEQVKAISATLLLNAFNLASTAEGAMRNAVNPRLHVELALMKLAHLQTAINLAQENEKKKSERVGTQNLGVSTNAAVSKEIPAEGEVKSGISSLLPDKKSKVMRGPFLIPTNIDDIDLFSNSKGGKDEEQEAFVEYDERVTIDPVVFEAAYTKLLDFLNADGRYRVVSSCAWTPIASTTTNGSKACPARSCAGNLPTNGL, encoded by the coding sequence GTGGAAGGTTTCGTTGTATCAGCCCGCAAGTACAGGCCCGCTACGTTTGACTCCGTAGTCGGACAGTCGCATGTGACCAATACGCTCAAGAATGCCATCAAAATGGGGCAGTTGGCGCATGCATTTCTCTTTTCAGGCCCACGTGGTGTCGGAAAGACCACATGCGCACGCATCCTGGCCAAGGCCATCAATTGCACCAATCCGCCGGAAGACGGCGAAGCCTGCAACGCCTGCGAAAGCTGCACCACATTCAATGAAGGACGGAGCCTCAACATCCACGAATTGGATGCCGCAAGCAACAACTCGGTCGAAGACATTCGCAAAATCATCGATCAGGTACGCTACGTTCCTGCTTCCGGAAAAAAGAGCGTCTTCATCATCGATGAGGTTCACATGCTCAGTTCGGCGGCATTCAATGCCTTTTTGAAGACATTGGAAGAACCCCCGGCGCATGCGATTTTCATCCTTGCGACCACAGAAAAGCATAAAATCCTGCCCACCATCCTGTCAAGGGTGCAGAAATTCGACTTCAAACGCATCAAAGTCGACGCGGTTGCCGAGCACTTGAAGTCGATTTGCGAAAAGGAAGGTATTGACTACGAATACGATGCGTTGCAACTCATCGGCCTCAAAGCCGACGGCGGTTTGCGCGATGGTCTGAGCATCTTCGACCAGATCGTGAGCTTCAGCAACCGGCATGTCACATATAAGATTGTCGTCGACAATCTCAACGTGCTTGACTACGCCTATTATTTCAAAACCGTCGAAATGATGCTCGTGGCAGACCACGAAGGTTTGTTGGTGATGCTCAACGAGATCATCGACAACGGATTCGAGGTCAAAGACTTTCTCATCGGTATCACCGAGCACTTCCGCAACCTGCTGATCGCCCGCACGCCCAAGACGATCGGCATGCTGGAGTCCAGCGACAACATCAAAAAGCAATACACCGAGCAGGTCAAAGCCATTTCGGCCACATTGCTGCTCAATGCGTTCAACCTCGCCTCGACGGCCGAGGGGGCGATGCGAAATGCGGTGAATCCGCGGTTACACGTCGAGCTTGCACTGATGAAGCTCGCCCACCTGCAAACCGCCATCAACCTCGCACAGGAGAACGAAAAAAAAAAATCTGAACGGGTAGGGACGCAGAATCTTGGCGTATCGACCAACGCAGCCGTTTCCAAGGAAATTCCGGCCGAGGGCGAAGTGAAATCCGGTATTTCCTCCCTCCTGCCCGACAAAAAAAGCAAGGTGATGCGTGGGCCGTTTTTGATTCCCACCAACATCGATGACATCGACCTTTTCAGCAATTCCAAAGGTGGCAAGGACGAGGAGCAGGAAGCATTCGTAGAATATGACGAGCGTGTAACGATTGATCCTGTCGTTTTTGAGGCAGCCTACACCAAATTGCTCGACTTCCTGAATGCAGATGGCAGATACCGCGTGGTTTCCTCCTGCGCATGGACGCCTATCGCCTCGACCACAACAAATGGATCCAAGGCGTGCCCAGCGAGGTCGTGCGCCGGCAACTTGCCGACGAACGGTTTGTGA
- the rpsF gene encoding 30S ribosomal protein S6, translating to MALEISIDLSGLKVSYETTFLVVPELSEADYKKVAQKFHDLITKGGGEVTNIEHWGQKKLAYPIEKRHTAYYCYVEFTAPTTVIPKLEQEFLYDESLIRFLTVRVEKHHAAFNKKRREQGFGKKKEVTK from the coding sequence ATGGCACTTGAAATTAGCATTGACCTGTCAGGTCTGAAAGTTTCGTATGAGACCACCTTCTTGGTGGTTCCGGAGCTTTCGGAGGCTGACTACAAAAAGGTCGCCCAAAAATTTCATGACCTGATCACCAAAGGTGGTGGCGAGGTCACGAACATCGAGCACTGGGGCCAAAAGAAGTTGGCTTACCCGATCGAAAAGCGTCATACCGCTTACTATTGCTACGTAGAGTTCACTGCACCAACCACGGTAATCCCGAAGTTGGAGCAAGAGTTCCTCTATGACGAATCCTTGATTCGTTTCCTTACCGTCCGCGTCGAGAAGCACCACGCTGCCTTTAACAAGAAGCGTCGTGAGCAAGGTTTCGGCAAGAAAAAAGAGGTAACGAAATAA
- a CDS encoding 30S ribosomal protein S18: protein MAYGKSKDRGIGPTAVNQIKSANMPKKYCRFKRNGIKYIDYKDPDFLRKFLNDQGKILPRRITGTSLKYQRRLTVAVKRARHLGLLPFVTDTIK from the coding sequence ATGGCATACGGTAAAAGTAAAGACAGAGGCATCGGCCCGACAGCTGTAAATCAGATCAAGTCGGCCAACATGCCCAAAAAATATTGCCGCTTCAAGCGCAACGGGATCAAGTACATTGACTACAAAGACCCCGATTTCTTGAGGAAATTCTTGAACGACCAAGGTAAAATTTTGCCACGTCGTATCACGGGTACAAGCCTCAAGTATCAGCGCCGTCTCACAGTGGCCGTCAAGCGTGCACGTCACCTTGGCCTTCTCCCATTCGTAACCGATACCATTAAGTAA
- a CDS encoding 50S ribosomal protein L9: MEVILKKYHKDLGEKNDIVSVKPGFARNFLIPQGIAIMATETNRKILTENLRQAAHKKDHIKNEALRIAGELEKLTLTISTLAGPDGRLFGSITPLMIANQLEAKGYDIERPRILFDTVIKELGNYEITVDLHKEVKAKVKIEVVAAAK; the protein is encoded by the coding sequence ATGGAAGTAATTCTCAAGAAATACCACAAAGATCTCGGCGAAAAGAACGACATCGTATCGGTGAAACCGGGATTCGCCCGCAATTTTCTCATTCCACAAGGGATCGCCATCATGGCTACGGAAACCAACCGTAAGATCCTGACTGAGAACTTGCGTCAAGCAGCACACAAAAAAGACCACATCAAGAATGAGGCTTTGCGTATCGCTGGAGAACTTGAAAAACTCACTTTGACCATCAGCACCCTCGCAGGTCCGGATGGCCGTCTGTTTGGTTCCATCACTCCGTTGATGATCGCCAATCAGCTCGAAGCCAAAGGCTATGATATCGAGCGTCCACGTATCTTGTTTGACACCGTCATCAAGGAACTTGGCAACTACGAGATCACGGTCGACTTGCACAAAGAAGTCAAGGCCAAGGTCAAAATCGAAGTCGTCGCAGCCGCGAAGTAA
- a CDS encoding DUF1343 domain-containing protein yields the protein MMFSILTVVATLWLGACNKNTPTKPQLPLLDTLVTTGTDARVRTGAEVLITERMQTLVNKRIAIVANNTSRVFVNDSAGKTGIHLVDTLHRRGIKIAKVFAPEHGFRGDQDAGAHVANSVDKSTGISIVSLFGTNKKPKPEHLKGIDLVIFDIQDVGARFYTYISTMSYVMEACAEQKIPMLILDRPNPNGWYVDGPVLEAAQKSFVGMHTVPVAHGMTIGEYALMVNGEGWLAGGQKCVVDVVRCKDYKHAMRWNETGLTWLPPSPNLSTEYSAYLYPMLCWFEGLKVSVGRGTPTPFEVLGAPWHKGYENSLKRDSILGAVEPSRVSLNGLEAEYIKFTPRSTPGKAVTPDFQDQVCYGIRFLNRVEGKELFLAGLSLLSNFVEESKNVGVSATLYQPSFNILIGNSILKSQLAKKMTPEAIYATWQDAQNKFKVKRKKYLLYPDFD from the coding sequence ATGATGTTTTCTATTCTCACGGTGGTTGCGACGCTATGGCTCGGCGCATGCAACAAAAACACTCCGACCAAGCCGCAGCTTCCGCTTTTGGATACACTCGTGACCACGGGCACGGATGCACGCGTACGCACAGGCGCCGAAGTCTTGATCACGGAACGCATGCAAACCCTTGTCAACAAGCGTATTGCCATCGTCGCCAACAACACCAGTCGTGTCTTTGTCAATGACAGCGCGGGCAAAACCGGCATCCACCTTGTCGATACCCTCCACCGGCGTGGCATCAAAATCGCGAAGGTATTCGCCCCCGAGCACGGCTTCCGAGGTGACCAAGATGCGGGAGCACACGTGGCCAACAGCGTCGACAAATCCACCGGCATCAGCATTGTATCCCTCTTCGGAACCAACAAAAAGCCCAAACCGGAGCATTTGAAAGGCATTGACCTGGTGATTTTTGACATTCAGGACGTCGGCGCGCGTTTTTACACCTATATCTCGACGATGAGCTATGTGATGGAAGCCTGCGCGGAACAAAAAATCCCGATGCTGATCCTCGATCGCCCCAATCCCAATGGATGGTATGTCGACGGACCCGTCTTGGAGGCGGCGCAGAAGTCCTTTGTCGGGATGCACACCGTCCCGGTTGCCCACGGCATGACGATCGGCGAATACGCCTTGATGGTCAACGGTGAAGGATGGCTGGCAGGCGGACAAAAATGCGTCGTGGACGTGGTGCGCTGCAAGGATTACAAACATGCGATGCGCTGGAATGAGACAGGATTAACCTGGTTGCCGCCTTCGCCGAATCTCAGCACCGAGTACAGTGCCTATTTGTATCCCATGTTATGCTGGTTTGAAGGTTTGAAAGTGAGTGTCGGCCGTGGCACCCCGACGCCATTCGAGGTTCTGGGCGCCCCTTGGCACAAAGGCTATGAAAATTCGTTGAAGCGTGACTCGATTTTGGGTGCCGTTGAACCTAGCAGGGTTTCCCTCAATGGCTTGGAGGCCGAATACATCAAATTTACACCGCGGTCCACCCCGGGCAAAGCCGTCACGCCTGACTTTCAGGATCAGGTTTGTTATGGCATCCGCTTTTTGAACAGAGTGGAAGGAAAGGAACTATTTCTCGCCGGATTGTCGTTGCTGAGCAACTTCGTCGAAGAATCCAAAAACGTCGGTGTTTCAGCAACCTTGTACCAACCGAGCTTCAACATTCTGATCGGAAACAGCATTCTGAAGTCACAGCTTGCGAAAAAAATGACCCCCGAAGCCATTTATGCGACTTGGCAGGATGCCCAGAACAAGTTCAAGGTCAAGCGTAAGAAATACCTGCTCTATCCCGATTTTGACTAA
- a CDS encoding SUMF1/EgtB/PvdO family nonheme iron enzyme — MRYLLLLFALSLFSALGAQNIPTLKFIEGGTHIHGGGYQFAVKDYYLVLLGNDSTYTAMNADQTVIGEIPGFNNPERRVTCASFYMSETEITNAQYRYFLLDSLLNSEERKGLETKLKAAKKASAETKRAAWQPLIQKAGAVGLLPDSMCWARDFVFGYNDPLVKNYFWHDAFSAYPVVGVTWDQANAYCQWLTEYENRERAKQGKPLQPAYRLPTEAEWEYAAKARTLETETTTGVRRLYPWSGRSVLDEKGRFRANIKTDHGDYIGDNYEYTAPVKSFAANEFGLYDMAGNVSEWCLDVMRFNSRESLSDLDFQGIRNPAGRQVGPQLFQSGPENVETTEQRVVKGGSWADYKYAAMSGSRMGHGQNQSGSRIGFRVAMIKMGSPIPAEF, encoded by the coding sequence ATGAGGTACTTGCTGCTGCTGTTTGCCCTGAGTTTATTTTCAGCTTTGGGCGCTCAGAACATTCCCACACTCAAGTTCATCGAAGGCGGCACACATATTCACGGCGGCGGCTATCAATTTGCCGTCAAGGACTATTATCTGGTCCTTTTAGGTAACGATTCGACCTATACCGCCATGAATGCGGATCAAACGGTGATCGGCGAAATTCCCGGATTCAACAACCCAGAAAGACGGGTCACTTGTGCCTCGTTTTACATGTCTGAGACCGAGATCACGAATGCGCAGTACCGCTATTTCCTGTTGGATTCCTTGTTGAATTCGGAGGAGAGAAAGGGATTGGAAACGAAGCTCAAGGCTGCAAAAAAGGCATCTGCGGAAACGAAACGTGCAGCCTGGCAGCCCCTGATCCAAAAAGCGGGCGCAGTTGGCTTGCTCCCGGATTCGATGTGTTGGGCCCGTGATTTTGTCTTTGGATACAATGATCCTTTGGTGAAGAACTACTTCTGGCACGATGCATTCAGCGCCTATCCTGTCGTCGGGGTAACTTGGGACCAAGCCAATGCCTATTGCCAATGGCTAACCGAGTATGAAAATCGCGAACGCGCAAAGCAAGGAAAGCCTTTACAACCCGCCTATCGCCTTCCCACCGAGGCGGAGTGGGAATATGCAGCCAAGGCGCGCACCTTGGAAACAGAAACAACCACAGGTGTCAGACGGCTATACCCTTGGTCGGGCAGGTCCGTTTTGGACGAAAAAGGCAGGTTCCGGGCAAATATCAAAACAGATCACGGCGATTACATTGGCGACAACTACGAATACACCGCCCCGGTAAAGTCATTCGCTGCCAATGAATTCGGATTGTATGATATGGCTGGCAACGTGAGCGAATGGTGTCTCGATGTCATGCGATTCAATAGCCGGGAATCGCTGTCCGACCTTGATTTCCAGGGAATTCGGAATCCGGCAGGCCGCCAGGTCGGACCACAGCTTTTTCAATCCGGCCCTGAAAACGTGGAAACAACGGAGCAGCGCGTCGTCAAAGGTGGCAGTTGGGCGGATTATAAATATGCGGCAATGTCAGGCAGTCGAATGGGACATGGCCAAAATCAGTCCGGCTCACGCATTGGGTTCCGTGTGGCAATGATCAAGATGGGCTCGCCAATCCCGGCAGAATTCTGA